The following is a genomic window from Carassius gibelio isolate Cgi1373 ecotype wild population from Czech Republic chromosome B7, carGib1.2-hapl.c, whole genome shotgun sequence.
CCAGTAGTGACCAGCAAAACAGCAGCACTGACCAATACATCCAAGTCATTCACAACAAAGAGAAGTACCTGAAGTCCAGCGCTAAGCTGACCAAAAAGAAATCCAAGAACAGCGTTAAACTGAATGTTCCTCGTACTGATGATCTTGCCTGCTCCAACGTTTAACCTGTTTAGAGCTACAGTAAAACTGAGATTTTGGCTCTGTTCGAAAACACTGGTAAGCTGTCTTCATACTGATGGAAGCTTTTTAGGTTTACACCAACACTTCTTTTaaaatcagaacagatttggaaacaTTAGGCATCATACATGATCTGATGACATTTCAGTTGTTGCTAGAAGACatgtgacaaatgaaaacaatatattcaaaaatctGCTTAAAATATCAAACGCGTTTGATATCATCCAGctggataggatcaagtggaccaTCATACAGTACGCAATTTTCTGTGAACTCTGACTGCCCAAAATCTGCAGAATGACTTTTGGACACTAGGATCAACTTGTTCAGGGCAAAACTACAGGCAAAACTCCTGTAGTGTATTCTAGCCTTGAAACCCCACCTTCTGGCCGAATTTCGAATTTTGTAATTCGTATGCATCCTTTACCAGAATGCACCATGAGAAACGCAGCATTCCAAACAACTTGGATTCTCCCATAGATATGCATACATAGATGATTTATGGGCATCTATATGTAAGCCACCCACCATATTGAAATGGTCAAAGACAGTCCATGAACACTCGAGAGCAACTATGCGTCTGCAACCGTTGATATACGCATGTATGAATATCTGTATCTGCAACAGACTTTAGCAGATGATTTTGCTGAACTCCAATAAAGCCATTAGCTAACACAGCATTAAAAACTTACTGTACCACAATTTAGAAACCTGTAACATTGagttaatacatattaaaaacacAAGCTAACACATTCTCACTTATGAAAGTTTATCCCATTTCTTCAGGAATTTTGGCAGTTTTTACAACCAGAGGCTGTGCACTGTTGTGGCATGTTggaaaattcattatttttttgtttttgttttactgtaagTGATGACACAGTGACCATTCCAAGATGGTGGACATGTTGACCTGTCTAGAGTGATCGAATGTGGCATcatataagcccctttcacactgtgattccggcaaatacacgattaagtgttccggcaattgttgcCGGGTCATGTTTGCTTTCACGCAGAAGGCGACACGGCAATGTTCCagcaatttgccgggtccgacatgcagtgtgaaaggggctatacatATCTATGAGATCCTCCCACTTCTGCTTAAAAATAACTACTTGAATAGTGCACAAGTAAGGATAATCCAACTAATTCAGAGTAGATAAATCAATTCCCAACTTCAAGAAGAACAGTTTTCAAGTTGATGGCAACTAAAGTGACATTCTATTGGTTATTTTAAGGGAACACTACACTGTTTTTGAAAATCGGCTCATTTTCCagctcccctagagttaaacagttgagttttaccttttataaatgcattcatccgatctccgggtctggcagtAGCATAGATCTTTGAATCTGATTAGAATGTTAGCATCTCGctaaaaaatgaccaaagagttttgatatttttcttatttaaaccTGACTCTTCTGATGTTACATTGTGCACTAAGACCgaaagaaaattaaaagttgcTATTTTCTataggctgatatggctaggaactatagcttattccagcgtaataatcaaggaacacTGCTGccataccatgggtgcagcaggaaCAGTGAACACTGCGAGATGCTAATTGTCTCATCAgtttcaatgatctatgctaagctaaaagcgttaccgccagacccggagatcggctgaatggattcgaaaacagtaaatctcaactgtttaactctaggggagttggaaaatgagcctatttttaaaaataatggtGTATTCCTTTAAATGGAGTTGAGTTAGTTCTGAGTTCCAGGTTGTTTGGAATAAAGCATGACTAGAAATTATTGACGTTGCAAATGGGGAACTGAGTATTCCCTCTTCTGCCTGCATCTAAAAAACAGCATACAGTATATCCATCCAAGATGGTGGATAGAGTTgagagaaattattattataaatagtgCATTccattaaattatgaaaaaatatgtTAGTGTGTAGTGTAgcacatgcaaatgatacattttgAATGCCAGGAGCTGTCTATGAGGTGTGTTCCAGTCATTTATGAATTCTCATTGTAGTTAGGATCCCTGCTTACAATCAGCTGCCGAAGCAGTAGAAGcttggttttggaacagagccagtgATTTGGTGTAATACATATAGGTTTATCATATAAAAGTTGCAGTTTTGCCTTgtaaagcacaaataaataactACCCTGTATACTTTGCATGTAGCCTATCGAGATTTGCAGAATGTGCTGTCTGATTCAAGGATGAAAAACGTGAATTCAAGATTGGGTGTGtacgaaaaaaaaataaaaatgtaacactttGAATATCAATATTCAgattaacaggttaaaaaaaaacctcTGTTTGAGTCCAGAAGTGTGTTGCAGATTTTTTAAACGCACTGTGAGGTATTGACAGTCAAGTAATTTTTAGTGCttttttaaagggtcatgaaaccctcTGTTTTAGCACTGGTTTGCTCtcactgatttttttattaagtggGTGTTGTAAATAGTGcattccattttttaaaatgagtttAGATGAGATTGTCAGCTTTTGATGTACTGATTTCTGTAACTTCATCAAAGGATATAATGTTTTGAGATACACTTCAAAACAGCAAAACTAATCAAAACCATTGTTAATAGCCTACTACAGAATTCTATTTATTATAGATAAAAATACAACATCTGCTCAAACAAAAGTAGCTCGATTATTCAAAATTGCTCCATGTTCATCTAAAtgtgatattaataaaatatttttatgaaactaattcatatttaaataagtcTGTGTTTATTTAACAATACATACGACAATGGGGACGAGTCAACGTCCTGTAAAACAGGATCAAATCCGAAAACTCAAATTCCCAGAATGCAACATTCTTCTGACGAGCTACTGACTAAGGAAGTGGccttttactgattttttttttttagttatgatGATTGTATGGCGTTAGACAGGTTAATTGTCTCTTTTTTATCGTTTTGATCGCGCATGTTTAATTGCATCGTTCCGTTGATCTCTGTTGAACTGTATCATTATCCGCTCGGTCGCGATGACAGTCACTGTGATCATCTGTAACTAATGAATGAACCGACAACATCTGACCTATTATACCAGAAACTGGCATATTTAACTGTAGCCACTGTTAGTGTAAGTAAGTTACTTGAACCAAGATCCCGGAAAAATCGAAggtaaattgtttaatttgacgCTATTTAGCAGCTCCCGACAAAACGATTTGAATAACGTTGCATGTGCAGGACAAGCgataaagtaatatatttaaaaaaaaacaatataaccGCTCTTCATCGTAATGGATTACATACAAATGGCCAGATCAGTGGAAGACCGTCTGTTGAGCTACAGAAAAGACGAGTCCGGATGGAAAACGTGCAAGAAAAATGTAAGTATTCAACAGAACTgagtaattttgtcatttttttgcaGTTGTTGGTCTATAAACAAACATTGTGTTTTATTTCTAGAATGATGTTGTGGTGTGTTGGAGACCCTCTTGTGAATTCGCGGGATATGTGTAAGCATACATTTGTAAATTAAACTATGATCCTGAATTTGTCACCGTGACGTCATATGTGCTGACTTCTCGCGCATGTGTTGTATAAATACTTTAGTGAGCGAAACCTCTCTTACATAGCTATTAGGCTATATGAGAAAGGTAATTCACTCATAAAACTGAACATTAGGCTATTCAGCCTGTGAGACTGAGAACTCTGTAATGTTGcttaataaacattatatatatatatatatatatatatatatatatatatatatatatatatatatatatatatatatatataatatatatatatattagtaccatgattattttatacaattattaattgttttaacatttacttatttatatccACACTATATTCtgcatatttactttttttttttctagcattttGCACGGTGCCGTCGACATTGTGCGCAAACATCACGGCAGCATTGACATTAACCTTTGTCCCGTATGCATGAGCAGTGATTGTGTGTTCTTTGGGGTTTTTAGGTATAAGGGTGAGGGGATTGTCAATGGCAGTCCAGAGAAGGTGTGGGACTGCTTGAAACCTGAAATAAATGGGCTACGTGTAAAATGGGATGCTAATATAAAAAAGTTTGAGCTGCTTGAGCAGGTGTCTTCGGtaagaaaaacacaaatacacacccaTGTGAAAGGAGATCATTGTTGAGTTAAATCATATGACCTGACCGGTTCCTCTTACAGCTTAGTGTATGAAACAGtgttttatttcaggattcttatTTAAAATTGTCAAAGATCATTGATTGTACAGTCTCTTGAATCCCAGTTTAATGTGCACAGCCAGCTATAAGTAAGCCATTTGTTGGCTAACATCCCGAAAAGTGTAAACACTTGGGTGTATGGCAAATTGATCTGATTGTTGAGTTTACAAACCAGCCCAAAGAGCAACATTTGCTCAACCAATAGCGTGAGTTTAGCGTGAGGGCGTTTGTCCCATCAGTGTCTGAAGAGAGAAGTATGTGGGATACCTGTTCGAAAACAATAACTATTTTTGCCTTTTCCCTTTGCTTcactattaataattcttatttttaatttgcattgAGATGTTCATGGTGCACATGGCATTGCAATGATTTAGTACATAAAGCAGAGATCATGCAACAGTAGATTTATAAATTTCTATATCCATCCTTTTTCATTCCATAGGATGTTTCGATCTGTCGAACAGTCACACCTTCGGCTGCTATGGGTATTATATCACCTCGAGATTTTGTTGATGTCATTTCCGTTAAACGCTATGAGGATGGCACGGTTTCATCAAATGGTACGCATGGCCTTTCTCCTTTAATTGGATCTGAATCTGACACTGAATAGAATCACAGGGTCATTATAAATAAGCATTAGACCACTATCTTAATAATGCTTTTATTGATATTGTCATCGATTTTTAGCTACCAATGTAAGCCATCCAAACTGTCCTCCTCAACCTGGCTACGTCAGAGGCTTCAACCATCCGTGTGGCTGCTTTTGTGTTCCTGTTCCTGGGTGAGTTTCTCAGGTCTTTGGTTGATGTAATTCAATCATCAGACAGCAGATGGtggtaaaaaataacattttagatgCATGAGCTAGTtcataaaatgtttacttttttcctctctctctctgtagggaACCAGGCAAAACGCAGCTGTTCAGCTTTTTCCAGACTGATCTTGGAGGTCTGCTTCCTCGTTCGGTTGTCGATTCATTTTTCCCCAGTAGTATGGTGGAGTTTTACAGCAACCTGACCAAAGCCGTAAAAACGCTGAAATAGCACCAATGGCACTTTATAGATAATAACCCCCTTTaaacttaaatgtgaccctggagcacaaaaccagtttcTGTCGCTGGGATATATacttttagcaatagccaaaaatacattgtatgggtcaaaattatagatttttcttttatgcaaaaaatcattaggatattaagtaaagatcatgttctatgaagatatttagtaaatttcctaccataactatatcaaaacttaatttttgattagcagtatgcattgctaataattaatttggacaaatttaaaagcgatttttctcagtatttagatttttttgcaccctcagattccagattttaaaatagttgtatctctgccaaatattatcCAAGCTTAATAAACCTTACATCaatgaaaacttatttattcagctttcagttgatgtataaatctcaataaaaaatttacacttaagactggttttgtggtccagggtcacaaataccTAATTGCATTAAATCAAGCTTTAGTGGAAAGTGAGTTTACTGTACTTTTAGATTTATTCCTGATTCTTCCGATAGTTACACGTGTCCAAACACACCTGCACATAGGCCATTTTATACAGAGTTAAGAGTACTGGAACATTTTGTTTGACATATTATTTCAGAAAATCTGAGAACTTTTGCACAAAAgaattatacatttatgcatttggcagatactCTTACAGGCTTTCTGCAGATTTTAGGCTTAATTCACTTTTACACAATGAATATTTTCCTCATTATTTTTGTCTTGATATTTTTGCCGATCAAATATCTCAACATCCTAAATCACGATACAGTTACTTGAGATGCAGAATTAATATATGAAGTCTGAAACTGAACTTAATGCCACAAAATTAattgagtttatgcttaaaaaaggaaatatttgTCAGAGGGGTCTGAAATTGatctatttttgttcaaatatatCCAAACTCCATTTGGGTGTATTTCTCAGAAACAGATCACTTTGcttcttgatttaaaaaaatttttagaaCCTTGTACCACAGAACAAGACACAATAACTGAGAAAtagcatctctttttttttttttttttttgcagtgtaatcCGAAGCTACAGTGAAAGTTATTTCCATACTCTTGGTTGGGAACAGAAGTATTTAAGCCATAAGCTTTTTATTTGAGTCACAGAGCTCTTGATAGACATTTGAAGTATTTCTATATTTGAATAGAGATATTTTAGTGCATAAAAGGCTTTGGCAGATCAATGTTTACTGACAGACACATATCTTCAGACCAATTTGAAGAATTGCAATCGCTGCTGTTCTCGGTTAACACAGCTGAgtttatgtactgtatttttgagacTGACAAAAAAGGCCAGAACAATCATGATAGAATTATGATGAGGGATGTTAGATATAATGATAAAAGACCAGCAGGCTCAAGGTTTAGCTGGTTAGCATGACCCCAGTGACCCTGCTGGTGATTATTTAACCAGTATAAAGCTTTTTTCTCCACTGATGGCCAATCGAAAGTATCCTCGTGTTTGTGTATCCAAGTATCCTCATCCACTTGGTCCTGTGCCAGCCAGATGAGCAACTGCCATTAAGATGAATGAGAATTCTAGTAGAACAGGGAGTTGAGTGGAATCCTGTGTGGAATCAGAGTCAATAAGAATGACCACATTTTTTTAGTTCCTGAGTATGAATTGAGGTCGAGAACATGATGCtgaatttgaattagaatttactgtaatttatgtAAGATTAATTAAACAAGTGACTGAATGAAATGTAAAGAAATCatctgaaatattaaaaaataatatttaatatagtatATTATGTACTTAATAAATTAACTGATGAACCATGATGAACCATGGAAGAAAGTTAAAAGAGATAGTTTACCAaacaattctgccatcatttactcaaact
Proteins encoded in this region:
- the stard5 gene encoding stAR-related lipid transfer protein 5; its protein translation is MDYIQMARSVEDRLLSYRKDESGWKTCKKNNDVVVCWRPSCEFAGYVYKGEGIVNGSPEKVWDCLKPEINGLRVKWDANIKKFELLEQVSSDVSICRTVTPSAAMGIISPRDFVDVISVKRYEDGTVSSNATNVSHPNCPPQPGYVRGFNHPCGCFCVPVPGEPGKTQLFSFFQTDLGGLLPRSVVDSFFPSSMVEFYSNLTKAVKTLK